In Phyllopteryx taeniolatus isolate TA_2022b chromosome 22, UOR_Ptae_1.2, whole genome shotgun sequence, one DNA window encodes the following:
- the LOC133472287 gene encoding chloride anion exchanger-like isoform X1 — MEAFGIFGTSVGVKISNRSSEVARAAVMQAGANRYAVARSLYSEESFAEEHEKVYRHRKTTLEHVKQYFTCDARRAKNAVLSLLPIIGWIKIYRVKEWLLSDIVSGVSTGLVAVLQGLAYCLLASLPPWYGLFSAFFPVVIYFFLGTSRHISAGPFPVLCLMIGSSVTRLVPDESPPANITGFEGLTKDEQRVLVASSVTFLVGIMQLAMGILQVGFVVTYLSDTLVSGFTTAAAIHILVSQLKFVLGLQVPGISGPLSIIYTLEVIFNKIQSTNVCDVVISLVIMAAVFVVKELNDRFKAKLPVPIPIEVITTVIACGVSYAFDFRSKYGVDVVGHIPKGYEPPLAPNLHIVQDTAMEAFPMAIVGFAVAFSVAKVYSVKHDYTIDGNQELIAFGVSNIFGASFKSFAASTALSRSAVQESTGGKTQVAGLLSAVIVMIVTLAVGFLLDPLPKSVLGAVVIVNLKGMLTQFREVPYLWRRDKADCAVWLGTCIAAILLGLDLGLAAGLGVEVLSVVLRAQFPRCSVLANIPGTDIYKDRKDYVDIYEPEGVKIFRIPSPIFFANIEFFRSKLVEAVGFNPLRILRKRNKALRLIRKLVKKGYLQWTSNGFLNTSCGPVKESAEAESDAEERDLPTDFKEPPGRVDWNAELPADIIVPRVDLHSLVLDFAAVSFLDVSALKGLKAVSGYVDRARHATFSPRPTRLPQALKEFVRVEVDVYIVACDPYILEKLHQCSFFDDEVRPSMFFLTLHDAALHILSKHPERWQNKSGYDKILTTVTAHHPAGGLRSRDRNAPDPETRL; from the exons ATGGAAGCTTTTGGAATATTTGGCACCTCAGTTGGAGTTAAAATAAG CAACAGGTCCTCGGAGGTAGCGCGAGCGGCCGTCATGCAAGCGGGGGCCAACCGGTACGCGGTGGCGCGCTCCCTGTACTCGGAGGAGTCGTTCGCCGAGGAGCACGAGAAGGTTTACAGGCACCGCAAGACCACGCTGGAGCACGTCAAGCAGTACTTCAC GTGTGACGCCAGACGTGCCAAAAATGCCGTTTTGTCCCTCCTGCCAATCATCGGCTGGATAAAGATCTACCGAGTGAAAGAGTGGCTGCTGAGCGATATCGTGTCGGGCGTCAGCACCGGACTCGTCGCTGTCCTGCAAG GTTTGGCCTACTGTCTCCTGGCTTCTCTTCCGCCCTGGTACGGCCTCTTCTCCGCGTTCTTCCCCGTCGTCATCTACTTTTTCCTGGGAACCTCCAGACACATCTCAGCGG GTCCGTTCCCGGTGCTGTGCCTGATGATCGGCTCGTCGGTCACCAGGCTGGTACCGGACGAAAGCCCGCCCGCTAACATCACAGGTTTCGAAGGCCTCACCAAGGACGAGCAGAGAGTGTTGGTGGCCTCGTCTGTCACGTTCCTCGTCGGAATCATGCAG CTGGCGATGGGCATCCTGCAGGTGGGCTTCGTGGTCACGTACCTGTCGGACACTCTGGTGTCCGGCTTCACCACCGCGGCCGCCATTCACATCCTGGTGTCCCAGCTGAAGTTTGTGCTGGGCCTGCAAGTCCCCGGAATAAGCGGACCGCTCTCCATTATATAC ACTCTGGAGGTCATCTTCAACAAGATCCAATCCACCAACGTTTGCGACGTGGTCATCTCCTTGGTGATCATGGCGGCGGTGTTCGTCGTGAAGGAGCTGAATGACCGATTTAAAGCCAAGTTGCCCGTTCCCATCCCTATTGAGGTCATCACG ACCGTCATCGCATGCGGCGTTTCGTACGCGTTCGACTTCAGGAGCAAGTACGGCGTGGACGTCGTCGGTCATATTCCGAAGGG GTACGAGCCTCCGTTGGCCCCCAACCTGCACATCGTCCAAGACACGGCCATGGAGGCGTTCCCAATGGCCATAGTGGGTTTTGCCGTGGCCTTCTCCGTAGCTAAAGTCTATTCTGTGAAACACGACTACACCATAGATGGAAACCAG GAGCTGATCGCTTTCGGAGTCAGCAACATTTTCGGAGCGTCCTTCAAGTCTTTCGCAGCCAGTACGGCTCTGTCCAGGAGTGCAGTGCAGGAAAGTACTGGGGGGAAAACTCAG GTAGCCGGCTTGCTGTCAGCCGTCATCGTGATGATCGTCACCTTGGCCGTGGGATTTCTCCTGGACCCCCTCCCGAAG TCCGTGCTGGGCGCCGTGGTCATCGTCAACCTGAAGGGAATGCTCACGCAGTTTCGAGAGGTGCCCTACCTGTGGAGGCGGGACAAGGCGGACTGC GCGGTGTGGTTGGGCACGTGCATCGCAGCCATCTTACTGGGGTTGGATCTCGGTCTAGCCGCGGGACTCGGCGTGGAAGTACTCAGCGTCGTCCTCAGGGCTCAGTT CCCTCGCTGCAGCGTGCTGGCCAACATTCCCGGCACCGACATCTACAAGGACAGAAAGGACTACGTCGAC ATATACGAGCCAGAAGGAGTGAAGATTTTCCGAATCCCGTCGCCAATCTTCTTTGCCAATATCGAGTTCTTCAGGAGCAAACTGGTAGAAGCT GTGGGATTTAATCCACTGAGGATCCTCAGGAAGCGGAATAAGGCGCTGCGATTGATCCGGAAGCTTGTAAAGAAAGGTTATCTGCAGTGGACGTCG AACGGCTTCCTGAACACCTCGTGCGGCCCCGTCAAGGAGTCGGCGGAAGCGGAAAGCGACGCGGAGGAACGGGACCTGCCCACGGACTTCAAGGAGCCGCCCGGCCGCGTGGACTGGAACGCCGAGCTTCCCGCCGACATCATCGTTCCCCGGGTGGACCTGCACAGTCTGGTGCTGGACTTCGCGGCCGTCTCCTTCCTGGACGTCTCCGCTCTCAAGGGTCTCAAAGCGGTCAGTGGATATGTCGATCGCGCGCGCCACGCTACATTCTCACCGCGCCCTACTCGTTTGCCGCAGGCGCTCAAAGAGTTCGTCCGCGTCGAAGTGGACGTCTACATTGTCGCCTGTGATC CTTACATCCTGGAGAAATTGCACCAGTGCAGCTTCTTTGATGACGAAGTCCGGCCGTCCATGTTCTTCCTGACGCTGCACGACGCCGCGCTGCACATCCTGAGCAAACATCCCGAGCGCTGGCAAAACAAGTCCGGCTACGACAAG aTTCTAACAACGGTCACGGCGCACCACCCTGCAGGAGGTCTCAGGAGCAGAGATCGAAAT GCGCCAGATCCAGAAACCAGGTTGTAA
- the LOC133472287 gene encoding chloride anion exchanger-like isoform X3: MEAFGIFGTSVGVKISNRSSEVARAAVMQAGANRYAVARSLYSEESFAEEHEKVYRHRKTTLEHVKQYFTCDARRAKNAVLSLLPIIGWIKIYRVKEWLLSDIVSGVSTGLVAVLQGLAYCLLASLPPWYGLFSAFFPVVIYFFLGTSRHISAGPFPVLCLMIGSSVTRLVPDESPPANITGFEGLTKDEQRVLVASSVTFLVGIMQLAMGILQVGFVVTYLSDTLVSGFTTAAAIHILVSQLKFVLGLQVPGISGPLSIIYTLEVIFNKIQSTNVCDVVISLVIMAAVFVVKELNDRFKAKLPVPIPIEVITTVIACGVSYAFDFRSKYGVDVVGHIPKGYEPPLAPNLHIVQDTAMEAFPMAIVGFAVAFSVAKVYSVKHDYTIDGNQELIAFGVSNIFGASFKSFAASTALSRSAVQESTGGKTQVAGLLSAVIVMIVTLAVGFLLDPLPKSVLGAVVIVNLKGMLTQFREVPYLWRRDKADCAVWLGTCIAAILLGLDLGLAAGLGVEVLSVVLRAQFPRCSVLANIPGTDIYKDRKDYVDIYEPEGVKIFRIPSPIFFANIEFFRSKLVEAVGFNPLRILRKRNKALRLIRKLVKKGYLQWTSNGFLNTSCGPVKESAEAESDAEERDLPTDFKEPPGRVDWNAELPADIIVPRVDLHSLVLDFAAVSFLDVSALKGLKAALKEFVRVEVDVYIVACDPYILEKLHQCSFFDDEVRPSMFFLTLHDAALHILSKHPERWQNKSGYDKILTTVTAHHPAGGLRSRDRNAPDPETRL, encoded by the exons ATGGAAGCTTTTGGAATATTTGGCACCTCAGTTGGAGTTAAAATAAG CAACAGGTCCTCGGAGGTAGCGCGAGCGGCCGTCATGCAAGCGGGGGCCAACCGGTACGCGGTGGCGCGCTCCCTGTACTCGGAGGAGTCGTTCGCCGAGGAGCACGAGAAGGTTTACAGGCACCGCAAGACCACGCTGGAGCACGTCAAGCAGTACTTCAC GTGTGACGCCAGACGTGCCAAAAATGCCGTTTTGTCCCTCCTGCCAATCATCGGCTGGATAAAGATCTACCGAGTGAAAGAGTGGCTGCTGAGCGATATCGTGTCGGGCGTCAGCACCGGACTCGTCGCTGTCCTGCAAG GTTTGGCCTACTGTCTCCTGGCTTCTCTTCCGCCCTGGTACGGCCTCTTCTCCGCGTTCTTCCCCGTCGTCATCTACTTTTTCCTGGGAACCTCCAGACACATCTCAGCGG GTCCGTTCCCGGTGCTGTGCCTGATGATCGGCTCGTCGGTCACCAGGCTGGTACCGGACGAAAGCCCGCCCGCTAACATCACAGGTTTCGAAGGCCTCACCAAGGACGAGCAGAGAGTGTTGGTGGCCTCGTCTGTCACGTTCCTCGTCGGAATCATGCAG CTGGCGATGGGCATCCTGCAGGTGGGCTTCGTGGTCACGTACCTGTCGGACACTCTGGTGTCCGGCTTCACCACCGCGGCCGCCATTCACATCCTGGTGTCCCAGCTGAAGTTTGTGCTGGGCCTGCAAGTCCCCGGAATAAGCGGACCGCTCTCCATTATATAC ACTCTGGAGGTCATCTTCAACAAGATCCAATCCACCAACGTTTGCGACGTGGTCATCTCCTTGGTGATCATGGCGGCGGTGTTCGTCGTGAAGGAGCTGAATGACCGATTTAAAGCCAAGTTGCCCGTTCCCATCCCTATTGAGGTCATCACG ACCGTCATCGCATGCGGCGTTTCGTACGCGTTCGACTTCAGGAGCAAGTACGGCGTGGACGTCGTCGGTCATATTCCGAAGGG GTACGAGCCTCCGTTGGCCCCCAACCTGCACATCGTCCAAGACACGGCCATGGAGGCGTTCCCAATGGCCATAGTGGGTTTTGCCGTGGCCTTCTCCGTAGCTAAAGTCTATTCTGTGAAACACGACTACACCATAGATGGAAACCAG GAGCTGATCGCTTTCGGAGTCAGCAACATTTTCGGAGCGTCCTTCAAGTCTTTCGCAGCCAGTACGGCTCTGTCCAGGAGTGCAGTGCAGGAAAGTACTGGGGGGAAAACTCAG GTAGCCGGCTTGCTGTCAGCCGTCATCGTGATGATCGTCACCTTGGCCGTGGGATTTCTCCTGGACCCCCTCCCGAAG TCCGTGCTGGGCGCCGTGGTCATCGTCAACCTGAAGGGAATGCTCACGCAGTTTCGAGAGGTGCCCTACCTGTGGAGGCGGGACAAGGCGGACTGC GCGGTGTGGTTGGGCACGTGCATCGCAGCCATCTTACTGGGGTTGGATCTCGGTCTAGCCGCGGGACTCGGCGTGGAAGTACTCAGCGTCGTCCTCAGGGCTCAGTT CCCTCGCTGCAGCGTGCTGGCCAACATTCCCGGCACCGACATCTACAAGGACAGAAAGGACTACGTCGAC ATATACGAGCCAGAAGGAGTGAAGATTTTCCGAATCCCGTCGCCAATCTTCTTTGCCAATATCGAGTTCTTCAGGAGCAAACTGGTAGAAGCT GTGGGATTTAATCCACTGAGGATCCTCAGGAAGCGGAATAAGGCGCTGCGATTGATCCGGAAGCTTGTAAAGAAAGGTTATCTGCAGTGGACGTCG AACGGCTTCCTGAACACCTCGTGCGGCCCCGTCAAGGAGTCGGCGGAAGCGGAAAGCGACGCGGAGGAACGGGACCTGCCCACGGACTTCAAGGAGCCGCCCGGCCGCGTGGACTGGAACGCCGAGCTTCCCGCCGACATCATCGTTCCCCGGGTGGACCTGCACAGTCTGGTGCTGGACTTCGCGGCCGTCTCCTTCCTGGACGTCTCCGCTCTCAAGGGTCTCAAAGCG GCGCTCAAAGAGTTCGTCCGCGTCGAAGTGGACGTCTACATTGTCGCCTGTGATC CTTACATCCTGGAGAAATTGCACCAGTGCAGCTTCTTTGATGACGAAGTCCGGCCGTCCATGTTCTTCCTGACGCTGCACGACGCCGCGCTGCACATCCTGAGCAAACATCCCGAGCGCTGGCAAAACAAGTCCGGCTACGACAAG aTTCTAACAACGGTCACGGCGCACCACCCTGCAGGAGGTCTCAGGAGCAGAGATCGAAAT GCGCCAGATCCAGAAACCAGGTTGTAA
- the LOC133472287 gene encoding chloride anion exchanger-like isoform X2: protein MSWLTFPNHNRSSEVARAAVMQAGANRYAVARSLYSEESFAEEHEKVYRHRKTTLEHVKQYFTCDARRAKNAVLSLLPIIGWIKIYRVKEWLLSDIVSGVSTGLVAVLQGLAYCLLASLPPWYGLFSAFFPVVIYFFLGTSRHISAGPFPVLCLMIGSSVTRLVPDESPPANITGFEGLTKDEQRVLVASSVTFLVGIMQLAMGILQVGFVVTYLSDTLVSGFTTAAAIHILVSQLKFVLGLQVPGISGPLSIIYTLEVIFNKIQSTNVCDVVISLVIMAAVFVVKELNDRFKAKLPVPIPIEVITTVIACGVSYAFDFRSKYGVDVVGHIPKGYEPPLAPNLHIVQDTAMEAFPMAIVGFAVAFSVAKVYSVKHDYTIDGNQELIAFGVSNIFGASFKSFAASTALSRSAVQESTGGKTQVAGLLSAVIVMIVTLAVGFLLDPLPKSVLGAVVIVNLKGMLTQFREVPYLWRRDKADCAVWLGTCIAAILLGLDLGLAAGLGVEVLSVVLRAQFPRCSVLANIPGTDIYKDRKDYVDIYEPEGVKIFRIPSPIFFANIEFFRSKLVEAVGFNPLRILRKRNKALRLIRKLVKKGYLQWTSNGFLNTSCGPVKESAEAESDAEERDLPTDFKEPPGRVDWNAELPADIIVPRVDLHSLVLDFAAVSFLDVSALKGLKAVSGYVDRARHATFSPRPTRLPQALKEFVRVEVDVYIVACDPYILEKLHQCSFFDDEVRPSMFFLTLHDAALHILSKHPERWQNKSGYDKILTTVTAHHPAGGLRSRDRNAPDPETRL, encoded by the exons ATGAGTTGGCTGACCTTTCCAAATCA CAACAGGTCCTCGGAGGTAGCGCGAGCGGCCGTCATGCAAGCGGGGGCCAACCGGTACGCGGTGGCGCGCTCCCTGTACTCGGAGGAGTCGTTCGCCGAGGAGCACGAGAAGGTTTACAGGCACCGCAAGACCACGCTGGAGCACGTCAAGCAGTACTTCAC GTGTGACGCCAGACGTGCCAAAAATGCCGTTTTGTCCCTCCTGCCAATCATCGGCTGGATAAAGATCTACCGAGTGAAAGAGTGGCTGCTGAGCGATATCGTGTCGGGCGTCAGCACCGGACTCGTCGCTGTCCTGCAAG GTTTGGCCTACTGTCTCCTGGCTTCTCTTCCGCCCTGGTACGGCCTCTTCTCCGCGTTCTTCCCCGTCGTCATCTACTTTTTCCTGGGAACCTCCAGACACATCTCAGCGG GTCCGTTCCCGGTGCTGTGCCTGATGATCGGCTCGTCGGTCACCAGGCTGGTACCGGACGAAAGCCCGCCCGCTAACATCACAGGTTTCGAAGGCCTCACCAAGGACGAGCAGAGAGTGTTGGTGGCCTCGTCTGTCACGTTCCTCGTCGGAATCATGCAG CTGGCGATGGGCATCCTGCAGGTGGGCTTCGTGGTCACGTACCTGTCGGACACTCTGGTGTCCGGCTTCACCACCGCGGCCGCCATTCACATCCTGGTGTCCCAGCTGAAGTTTGTGCTGGGCCTGCAAGTCCCCGGAATAAGCGGACCGCTCTCCATTATATAC ACTCTGGAGGTCATCTTCAACAAGATCCAATCCACCAACGTTTGCGACGTGGTCATCTCCTTGGTGATCATGGCGGCGGTGTTCGTCGTGAAGGAGCTGAATGACCGATTTAAAGCCAAGTTGCCCGTTCCCATCCCTATTGAGGTCATCACG ACCGTCATCGCATGCGGCGTTTCGTACGCGTTCGACTTCAGGAGCAAGTACGGCGTGGACGTCGTCGGTCATATTCCGAAGGG GTACGAGCCTCCGTTGGCCCCCAACCTGCACATCGTCCAAGACACGGCCATGGAGGCGTTCCCAATGGCCATAGTGGGTTTTGCCGTGGCCTTCTCCGTAGCTAAAGTCTATTCTGTGAAACACGACTACACCATAGATGGAAACCAG GAGCTGATCGCTTTCGGAGTCAGCAACATTTTCGGAGCGTCCTTCAAGTCTTTCGCAGCCAGTACGGCTCTGTCCAGGAGTGCAGTGCAGGAAAGTACTGGGGGGAAAACTCAG GTAGCCGGCTTGCTGTCAGCCGTCATCGTGATGATCGTCACCTTGGCCGTGGGATTTCTCCTGGACCCCCTCCCGAAG TCCGTGCTGGGCGCCGTGGTCATCGTCAACCTGAAGGGAATGCTCACGCAGTTTCGAGAGGTGCCCTACCTGTGGAGGCGGGACAAGGCGGACTGC GCGGTGTGGTTGGGCACGTGCATCGCAGCCATCTTACTGGGGTTGGATCTCGGTCTAGCCGCGGGACTCGGCGTGGAAGTACTCAGCGTCGTCCTCAGGGCTCAGTT CCCTCGCTGCAGCGTGCTGGCCAACATTCCCGGCACCGACATCTACAAGGACAGAAAGGACTACGTCGAC ATATACGAGCCAGAAGGAGTGAAGATTTTCCGAATCCCGTCGCCAATCTTCTTTGCCAATATCGAGTTCTTCAGGAGCAAACTGGTAGAAGCT GTGGGATTTAATCCACTGAGGATCCTCAGGAAGCGGAATAAGGCGCTGCGATTGATCCGGAAGCTTGTAAAGAAAGGTTATCTGCAGTGGACGTCG AACGGCTTCCTGAACACCTCGTGCGGCCCCGTCAAGGAGTCGGCGGAAGCGGAAAGCGACGCGGAGGAACGGGACCTGCCCACGGACTTCAAGGAGCCGCCCGGCCGCGTGGACTGGAACGCCGAGCTTCCCGCCGACATCATCGTTCCCCGGGTGGACCTGCACAGTCTGGTGCTGGACTTCGCGGCCGTCTCCTTCCTGGACGTCTCCGCTCTCAAGGGTCTCAAAGCGGTCAGTGGATATGTCGATCGCGCGCGCCACGCTACATTCTCACCGCGCCCTACTCGTTTGCCGCAGGCGCTCAAAGAGTTCGTCCGCGTCGAAGTGGACGTCTACATTGTCGCCTGTGATC CTTACATCCTGGAGAAATTGCACCAGTGCAGCTTCTTTGATGACGAAGTCCGGCCGTCCATGTTCTTCCTGACGCTGCACGACGCCGCGCTGCACATCCTGAGCAAACATCCCGAGCGCTGGCAAAACAAGTCCGGCTACGACAAG aTTCTAACAACGGTCACGGCGCACCACCCTGCAGGAGGTCTCAGGAGCAGAGATCGAAAT GCGCCAGATCCAGAAACCAGGTTGTAA
- the LOC133472287 gene encoding chloride anion exchanger-like isoform X4 has product MQAGANRYAVARSLYSEESFAEEHEKVYRHRKTTLEHVKQYFTCDARRAKNAVLSLLPIIGWIKIYRVKEWLLSDIVSGVSTGLVAVLQGLAYCLLASLPPWYGLFSAFFPVVIYFFLGTSRHISAGPFPVLCLMIGSSVTRLVPDESPPANITGFEGLTKDEQRVLVASSVTFLVGIMQLAMGILQVGFVVTYLSDTLVSGFTTAAAIHILVSQLKFVLGLQVPGISGPLSIIYTLEVIFNKIQSTNVCDVVISLVIMAAVFVVKELNDRFKAKLPVPIPIEVITTVIACGVSYAFDFRSKYGVDVVGHIPKGYEPPLAPNLHIVQDTAMEAFPMAIVGFAVAFSVAKVYSVKHDYTIDGNQELIAFGVSNIFGASFKSFAASTALSRSAVQESTGGKTQVAGLLSAVIVMIVTLAVGFLLDPLPKSVLGAVVIVNLKGMLTQFREVPYLWRRDKADCAVWLGTCIAAILLGLDLGLAAGLGVEVLSVVLRAQFPRCSVLANIPGTDIYKDRKDYVDIYEPEGVKIFRIPSPIFFANIEFFRSKLVEAVGFNPLRILRKRNKALRLIRKLVKKGYLQWTSNGFLNTSCGPVKESAEAESDAEERDLPTDFKEPPGRVDWNAELPADIIVPRVDLHSLVLDFAAVSFLDVSALKGLKAALKEFVRVEVDVYIVACDPYILEKLHQCSFFDDEVRPSMFFLTLHDAALHILSKHPERWQNKSGYDKILTTVTAHHPAGGLRSRDRNAPDPETRL; this is encoded by the exons ATGCAAGCGGGGGCCAACCGGTACGCGGTGGCGCGCTCCCTGTACTCGGAGGAGTCGTTCGCCGAGGAGCACGAGAAGGTTTACAGGCACCGCAAGACCACGCTGGAGCACGTCAAGCAGTACTTCAC GTGTGACGCCAGACGTGCCAAAAATGCCGTTTTGTCCCTCCTGCCAATCATCGGCTGGATAAAGATCTACCGAGTGAAAGAGTGGCTGCTGAGCGATATCGTGTCGGGCGTCAGCACCGGACTCGTCGCTGTCCTGCAAG GTTTGGCCTACTGTCTCCTGGCTTCTCTTCCGCCCTGGTACGGCCTCTTCTCCGCGTTCTTCCCCGTCGTCATCTACTTTTTCCTGGGAACCTCCAGACACATCTCAGCGG GTCCGTTCCCGGTGCTGTGCCTGATGATCGGCTCGTCGGTCACCAGGCTGGTACCGGACGAAAGCCCGCCCGCTAACATCACAGGTTTCGAAGGCCTCACCAAGGACGAGCAGAGAGTGTTGGTGGCCTCGTCTGTCACGTTCCTCGTCGGAATCATGCAG CTGGCGATGGGCATCCTGCAGGTGGGCTTCGTGGTCACGTACCTGTCGGACACTCTGGTGTCCGGCTTCACCACCGCGGCCGCCATTCACATCCTGGTGTCCCAGCTGAAGTTTGTGCTGGGCCTGCAAGTCCCCGGAATAAGCGGACCGCTCTCCATTATATAC ACTCTGGAGGTCATCTTCAACAAGATCCAATCCACCAACGTTTGCGACGTGGTCATCTCCTTGGTGATCATGGCGGCGGTGTTCGTCGTGAAGGAGCTGAATGACCGATTTAAAGCCAAGTTGCCCGTTCCCATCCCTATTGAGGTCATCACG ACCGTCATCGCATGCGGCGTTTCGTACGCGTTCGACTTCAGGAGCAAGTACGGCGTGGACGTCGTCGGTCATATTCCGAAGGG GTACGAGCCTCCGTTGGCCCCCAACCTGCACATCGTCCAAGACACGGCCATGGAGGCGTTCCCAATGGCCATAGTGGGTTTTGCCGTGGCCTTCTCCGTAGCTAAAGTCTATTCTGTGAAACACGACTACACCATAGATGGAAACCAG GAGCTGATCGCTTTCGGAGTCAGCAACATTTTCGGAGCGTCCTTCAAGTCTTTCGCAGCCAGTACGGCTCTGTCCAGGAGTGCAGTGCAGGAAAGTACTGGGGGGAAAACTCAG GTAGCCGGCTTGCTGTCAGCCGTCATCGTGATGATCGTCACCTTGGCCGTGGGATTTCTCCTGGACCCCCTCCCGAAG TCCGTGCTGGGCGCCGTGGTCATCGTCAACCTGAAGGGAATGCTCACGCAGTTTCGAGAGGTGCCCTACCTGTGGAGGCGGGACAAGGCGGACTGC GCGGTGTGGTTGGGCACGTGCATCGCAGCCATCTTACTGGGGTTGGATCTCGGTCTAGCCGCGGGACTCGGCGTGGAAGTACTCAGCGTCGTCCTCAGGGCTCAGTT CCCTCGCTGCAGCGTGCTGGCCAACATTCCCGGCACCGACATCTACAAGGACAGAAAGGACTACGTCGAC ATATACGAGCCAGAAGGAGTGAAGATTTTCCGAATCCCGTCGCCAATCTTCTTTGCCAATATCGAGTTCTTCAGGAGCAAACTGGTAGAAGCT GTGGGATTTAATCCACTGAGGATCCTCAGGAAGCGGAATAAGGCGCTGCGATTGATCCGGAAGCTTGTAAAGAAAGGTTATCTGCAGTGGACGTCG AACGGCTTCCTGAACACCTCGTGCGGCCCCGTCAAGGAGTCGGCGGAAGCGGAAAGCGACGCGGAGGAACGGGACCTGCCCACGGACTTCAAGGAGCCGCCCGGCCGCGTGGACTGGAACGCCGAGCTTCCCGCCGACATCATCGTTCCCCGGGTGGACCTGCACAGTCTGGTGCTGGACTTCGCGGCCGTCTCCTTCCTGGACGTCTCCGCTCTCAAGGGTCTCAAAGCG GCGCTCAAAGAGTTCGTCCGCGTCGAAGTGGACGTCTACATTGTCGCCTGTGATC CTTACATCCTGGAGAAATTGCACCAGTGCAGCTTCTTTGATGACGAAGTCCGGCCGTCCATGTTCTTCCTGACGCTGCACGACGCCGCGCTGCACATCCTGAGCAAACATCCCGAGCGCTGGCAAAACAAGTCCGGCTACGACAAG aTTCTAACAACGGTCACGGCGCACCACCCTGCAGGAGGTCTCAGGAGCAGAGATCGAAAT GCGCCAGATCCAGAAACCAGGTTGTAA